A region of the Chitinophagaceae bacterium genome:
CAGTCATGTTTTGCTGAATTTCAGCTTCCGTCCTTACCGAAGACCAGTATCTTACATCATCAATATAACCGTTAAAAGATCTATTTCCCCATTCTGTATTTTTACCGATGGTAAAGTCTATGGAAGACATACTGACTTTACCTGTATAGATACCTTCATTCACTAAAATACCGTTATGATATAGTTTTACAAATGATGTATTAGTAGAACTCTCGTGTTCATATGTTACAGCAACATGAGTCCATATGTTTTTTTGTAAAGGATGAGGTGATTTTAACTCGCAATGATTAAATCTACAACCATTATTGGGTAATGTAATCATAAACCCCAATTCCCTATCTGAACCTCCTGCACGAATTTCCCAACCCTGTCCGCTTGAGTGTTTTCCAACAACAGGATCGTTAAAAAAATTATTTCCAAATCCTAAAGGCAAAAACCAGGTTTCAATAGTAAAAGAATCTCTTAAATTTAAACTGCTGTGATGCGGTACCTGAATAACATCATTTTGATGTTTAAAGTGAATCATATTACCGGCACCCCGAATATTCTTAGTTTGCTTAATATCAATTTTATCAGCTAAAGTATCTTCTATATAACCAAATTTGTAAAATAAAACTCCACCAATAATAATCATGATAACTGCAGTAATTCCAAGTGCTCGGGTAGTGTTAAATTTTTGTCTTAACGAAAGCTTTAAATGAGGCTTTTTATACGGTTTCATTTTTTTGGATTTTAA
Encoded here:
- a CDS encoding LamG domain-containing protein, which produces MKPYKKPHLKLSLRQKFNTTRALGITAVIMIIIGGVLFYKFGYIEDTLADKIDIKQTKNIRGAGNMIHFKHQNDVIQVPHHSSLNLRDSFTIETWFLPLGFGNNFFNDPVVGKHSSGQGWEIRAGGSDRELGFMITLPNNGCRFNHCELKSPHPLQKNIWTHVAVTYEHESSTNTSFVKLYHNGILVNEGIYTGKVSMSSIDFTIGKNTEWGNRSFNGYIDDVRYWSSVRTEAEIQQNMT